Proteins encoded by one window of Chanos chanos chromosome 7, fChaCha1.1, whole genome shotgun sequence:
- the LOC115816488 gene encoding perforin-1-like, which yields MTVPLHMGFSPHLLYPCALLLAALIPVQATSKTGTCSECDKVSFVPGYNLVGEGFDVVKLQRKSAYVIDVQTYLFENDTCALRENQLLNGEVQKLPVSVQDWRSVNKCSKKLKNTVHSSVSSLVQSTTTQITNDWKVGLDLEYLGLSVGGELAGTRSDSAGFAIQRAKEDKFVFSSHLFNCVHYRFRVKTSPPLSTDFKEVISALPKTYDTDTKNQYRRFIDTFGTHYIKQVDLGGKIRKVMAIRTCLASLYSLTTQEVQRCLSAGLSVGLGIVSPSASLGSCESVVQNSGTATHDQSSFLSFFTEVTGGEGWPGNVSMTHDDSAGFNNWLDSLKTHPDIVQFSLSPLHLLVTDPDVRYNLKTAIQQYVQENEMPSSSNSHSCGLQSLNLSPDCCPKERSKGQLTVFIESGWDLKGDYWGESEAYVKVMHGLTEKTTRQIRSNYPSWGRTFDFGPVDVGQILRVELWDDDFYSDELLAVCSFRTTSGDHTEICRGNRGSLRFSYSLQCDKHLTGDNCQEYKADPN from the exons ATGACTGTTCCACTACACATGGGTTTCTCCCCTCACCTCCTTTACCCGTGTGCCCTGCTGTTGGCTGCCTTGATCCCTGTCCAAGCGACCAGTAAGACTGGGACTTGCAGTGAGTGCGATAAAGTCTCTTTTGTGCCAGGATACAACCTTGTGGGAGAGGGCTTTGATGTGGTAAAGCTCCAGCGGAAGTCTGCATACGTCATCGATGTTCAGACCTATCTCTTTGAAAACGACACCTGCGCACTTCGAGAGAATCAGCTACTGAACGGTGAAGTTCAGAAGTTGCCCGTGTCGGTGCAGGACTGGCGCTCTGTAAATAAATGCTCTAAGAAGCTCAAAAATACTGTCCACAGTTCTGTCAGCTCTCTTGTGCAATCAACCACTACTCAGATCACGAATGACTGGAAAGTGGGTTTGGACCTGGAGTACCTGGGCCTATCAGTGGGTGGGGAACTTGCAGGGACACGTTCTGACTCCGCAGGCTTTGCCATTCAAAGGGCAAAAGAGGATAAATTTGTCTTCTCCTCCCATTTGTTTAACTGCGTACATTACAG GTTCCGGGTCAAAACCAGTCCCCCTCTGAGCACAGACTTCAAAGAAGTGATTTCAGCTCTCCCTAAAACCTACGACACAGACACCAAGAATCAGTATCGGCGCTTCATTGACACTTTTGGAACTCATTATATCAAACAGGTAGATTTAGGTGGGAAGATACGCAAGGTGATGGCCATTCGTACTTGTCTGGCCAGTCTCTATAGCCTAACCACTCAAGAGGTGCAACGCTGCCTCTCGGCGGGTCTGTCTGTTGGGCTTGGAATAGTAAGTCCTAGTGCCTCACTTGGTTCTTGCGAATCAGTGGTGCAGAACAGCGGCACGGCTACTCACGATCAAAGCAGCTTCCTCTCATTTTTCACAGAGGTGACAGGTGGGGAAGGGTGGCCCGGCAATGTTAGCATGACCCACGATGACTCAGCGGGGTTTAACAATTGGCTTGATAGCCTGAAGACACACCCAGATATAGTGCAGTTTTCTCTCAGTCCGCTGCATCTGCTCGTAACTGATCCTGATGTTCGTTACAATCTAAAGACAGCTATTCAGCAGTACGTGCAGGAAAACGAAATGCCTAGCAGCTCTAATAGTCACAGCTGTGGGCTCCAGAGCCTGAACCTTTCCCCTGACTGCTGTCCcaaagagagaagcaaaggTCAGCTGACAGTGTTCATTGAAAGTGGCTGGGACCTGAAAGGTGATTACTGGGGAGAATCAGAGGCGTACGTGAAAGTGATGCATGGGCTGACTGAGAAAACGACTCGACAGATTAGGTCTAATTATCCCTCTTGGGGCCGGACATTTGATTTTGGCCCTGTCGATGTGGGCCAGATCCTGAGGGTGGAGCTGTGGGATGATGATTTCTATTCTGATGAACTCCTGGCTGTTTGCAGTTTCCGGACAACATCGGGGGATCACACCGAAATATGCAGAGGCAACCGTGGCAGTCTGAGGTTCTCCTACAGTCTTCAGTGTGACAAGCACCTGACTGGGGACAACTGCCAGGAGTACAAGGCAGACCCCAACTAG